A stretch of DNA from Takifugu rubripes chromosome 15, fTakRub1.2, whole genome shotgun sequence:
CCTGGTGGATACGGCCCTGGGGTTGGTTATGGACCAGGAGCTGGATATGGACCAGGTTTAGGAATCAATATTAAGTTATATCCAGGATCATCTGCCgtctaaattaaaaaaaggataaatTGTAAACTtcattaattatttttattgcaGGATATGGCTCTGGATTGAAACCTGCTAAATATGGTATTAcattatgtctttttttattgaaGGATGGGAGtaaaaagcagatttattttaaGTAAATCTTCTTTTAGGCTACGGCTCAACAGGATCTGTTGGAGCAGCTGGAGTTGTACCTGGTAGAGGTGTGTAGCTGAATAAACTGTATTTCTACAACCACACACAGAATATTACGTTATGAGAATTTTAGTTCAAGCTGAGATTTAAACTGGGTCAGAAATCTAAATCATATTTATTGCGCCAACATTTTGATCCGTCCCTTTATTGACCCCTATTGGTGGAAATAGGAATTACAGCAACGGGGAGGTTCCCGGAATTACTTTGTCCTCTTACTCTTAGGAGCAGTtagcattttaaaatatatatggATTATAATAACGTATTTGCTGATGCAACTTATGTGAAATATTTATTTCCTGAATTTAACAAATTGTATCCATTCTGAACTCCAGACTCCTCTGGTGGTGTTGTACCTGGGGTTGTACCTGGTTCTGGGGGAACTGGCACTGGAGGAGCTAGCACTGGACCCGGTACTAGAACCAGCCCCGGTGGGGCAGGTACCAGCCCTGGCACGTCAGTGAACGGCACCGGCAGCAGAGGCACAACTGGACAAAGTGGTGAGCTtgtgttttaaaacattaaGAACGAATATTATGATGAATTGAAGTTTACATAAGTATCTGCAACTGCTGGATCGGGAGGACGAACTGCACCCACAGGAGGAACGCCATCTTCTGGATCAGATGGTCAGTCTACACTGTTGTCATACATGGGACAAAGAAACTTTATTCGATGTGAAAATTCCTTGAAAACTCTGGAGGCCGGGAACAGAAGGGAACTAaattagctaaaaaaaacatttttattgagCTTGTGCGTATTTAAATCCCAAGCATATATATGATATGTAGCATATCACATCACTTTCACCTGTTAATGTTGTGAATGCGGCTCTGTTTGCAGGTGACGGCAGCGTAATTGAGGGGTCCGGAAGTTCTGGAGGAGACGGTATGATTAACTCTTGACAATTTGACATGATGTATAAAATGTTGTAATGCAAAAATTGCTTTTGTGACCTTTTTATAAATAGGAGGCCTTGGTGTAACTGGCAGACCAGGGGGtgcaggaggtgatggagatggCTTGGGGGGGACAGGAATCCCCATCATTGCACTAAAACCAGGTagcagatgttttatttatgaatcTGTTAAAATACCGGCTCTCTTagtaaaatgtgtcttttcatttttaacttttgtCTCTCTTTATACACCAGGAGCTAATGGAACTGAAGTGCCAGGTCAGTTTTTAACCATGTTTGTCTGCAAACACCACATCTTCAAATTTAAATCACCTCTTAATGAGGACAAAGTGATGATTTCTGTTCATCCTCTCAAAATCCAAGACAGCTACTTGGTTGTTAGGCCGCATAATAgtaattttttaaaagtttgctGACATTTCTTAAAATTTCTCCTAATTTTGAAGGTGATGGTGGGACCTTACCTGGAGCTAGGCCTCTCAGACCCCCAGGTACACCAATACAAATGATAAATTAACAAGATTAACAACCAAACATTTGcaattgcttttaaaaaaaacacaccatctACTGACTTGTACCTAGGTGTCCCCAGAGGTGACACCCCAGGTGAAGGAGACGGGGATGGAGGtcctgatggagacagagatcGCACCGGATCCAGAGGAcctacaggagcagcagggggaACAGGTGGGACTCCTACAGCTGGAACTGGAGTTAGACCAGGTAATGCATATTTGAGACTAGGggacacacagaaaacaccatTGTTATCTCTGGACATTATCTGTTATGTTTGATTATGTTTGTTAATTAAACAGGAAGCGGCCCTGGCGGGTCCACCATTGGGGGTGTAGGTCCAGGTGGTGGAGTGGCTGTAGGAGGTAGTgggggaagaggtccagcactTGGGGCAGGAGGTTTGCCACTTGGAGCCGGTGGAGTAGGAGGCCTTAAACCTGGAAAAAGTCAGTTATGTGCACGTGTTTCTTTAGATTTTTTGTCCTAAGCCAACACAGTCATATTACAATGAtgttgtttgtatttattttagaCTATGGTGCTGGTGCATTTGGAATTTTACCAACTGGAGGTTTGCCATCATGATCATTATAATTTGATCTAAATCAAGTCAAATGAATCAAACATTCCTACACAGTTTCATCTGCATGTGTCTTTTCCCCCTTTAGGCATACGTTACCCCACCGGGGCTGGAGTGGGTCCAGGAGCACTAAAACCGGGCAAAGGTTCAAAAAAACTTCCATTAGCATTCTTAAGTCTCTTCTACATTTTTCCAAATTTGTACATTCTTTCAACAGTTTATGGGGCCCTTGGTGCATTAGGCCAAGGTAGAGTTGGACCTGGCACTTACGGAACTGGTCCTGGCGGCTATGGTACTGGACCAGGAGGCTACGGAGGCAGAGGTGTTGGTCCTGGAGGTGCCCTTGGAATTGGGGGTGTTGGTCCAGGAGGTGTAGGAGGTGGTCTAGGAGGACTTGGTAGAGGCCCTGGAGGATACGGTGTTGGGGTGGGCCCTGGTGGTACGTGCTGTGTGAAACAAAACCAGATGCATcagtttaaatatttaatttctcaTGTTATTATGCTAATTGTGtattttgaatgccccgttaaTTAGGTACAAGATATGGTCCAGGTCAGGGACAGGGAAATGGCAAACCACCTAAAAGTATGACAATAGCTGAGAGATATAAtcataaacacaacagaaatataTTTTGGATAAATCTTaagaattgttgttgtttttttagattATGGAGCAGGACCTGCTGGTACTGGGATAGGGCCTGGTGTCTACGGGACAGGACCAGGCGGAGCTGGTTCTCGGCCAGGAGGCTTTGGACCAGGAGGCTTCGGGCCAGGAGGCTTTGGaccaggaggtgttggtccaGGAGGCTTTGGACCAGGAGGTGTTGGACCAGGAGGCTTTGGACCAGGAGGTGTTGGACCAGGAGGCTTTGGACCAGGTGGGATTGGTCCTGGCACTACCAGCGGCGGTAGTTATGGACCAGGTGGAACTAGACCAGGTGGTTATGGACCTGGCACTGGTGGTATTGGCACAGGCCCAGCTGGCACGGGACCAGGAGGATTTGGCCCAGGTGGGATTGGTCCTGGCGCGACCGGTGGTGGTAGTTATGGACCAGGTGGCATCGGACCCGGTGGATATGGGCCCAGCACAGGACCAGGTGGCTATGgaccaggaggagcagggacTGGGCCTGGTATTTATACTCCTGGTGGGCAAGGACTGGGCAAGAATAAACCATCCAAATCAGGTAAGAGTTAAACAGGAAAAGTAGCATTTCATTATCttatatgtttgttttttaaatatgagGTATTTTTTTGTTACAGGCTATGGTGGAGCTGGCTTTGGACAAGGTTAGGAACTCGTTCTGTTTTGTATAGATGTGGCTATACAAATTAAATTTTATACCTTACAGGATGTAACACTGGTGTAtaatgatgtcacttcctctgcCGTTCCAGTGTAAAATTGAATGTAAAATACTGCTTAAATATCACTTCCTGAAAAGGTTTTAGTGAAAGAAACAAACCATAAAACTCCAGGATGATCTCAATATTACTGAGTAAATAGCTGCACTATGATCATGTTGTATTTTTATACTTAAACTAGGTACAGCAGTAGGACCTGGTGCCACAGGAACTGGGCCTGGTACATATGGACCTGGTGGTTTTGGTCCCGGGGGTGTTCGACCAGGTGGTACAGGAACGGGAACCGGAGGCTTtggaccaggaggagctggcatAGGAATAGGAGGATTcggaccaggaggagctggtaCAGGACCCGGAGGCTTcggaccaggaggagctggtaCAGGACCCGGAGGCTTcggaccaggaggagctggtaCAGGACCTGGAGGCTTTGGACCAGGAGGTGCTGGTACAGGACCTGGAGGCTttggacctggaggagctggtacAGGACCTGGAGGCTTTGGACCAGGAGGCGCTGGTACAGGACCTGGAGGCTTTGGACCAGGTGGTGCTGGCATAGCAACAGGCGGGTTTGGACCTGGAGGTGTAGGAAAAATTAAATCTAAATCCGGTAATTATTGACATCATAATAACTGCGATACCAATACTAAGTGTGTTGATGGTGGCATCACTCTTACATATATTTACAGTACATTTACAATAATGAATGAACATTGTTTTCAACCCAGGTTATGGAGCAGGATATGGAACAGGTGAGGGGCCCTTTAaaggctttgtgtgtgtggcgtaAAATTGTGGTCATTGAACTGTTTCTGTCAGGAGTTTTAGGAGGAGGCACCGGAGGTGGTCCTGCTGGAGTGGGACCTGGTGGCTTTGGtccaggaggtgctggaacCGGTGGCTTTGGtccaggaggtgctggaacCGGTGGCTTTGGACCAGGAGGTGCTGGAACCGGTGGTTTTGGCCCAGGAGGTGCAGGGACCGGTGGTTTTGGCCCAGGAGGTGCTGGAACTGGTGGCTTTGGTCCTGGAGGTGCTGGAACCGGTGGCTTTGGCCCAGGAGGTGCTGGAACCGGTGGCTTTGGTCCTGGAGGTGCTGGAACCGGTGGTTTTGGCCCAGGAGGTGCAGGGACCGGTGGTTTTGGCCCAGGAGGTGCTGGAACCGGTGGTTTTGGCCCAGGAGGTGCAGGGACCGGTGGTTTTGGCCCAGGAGGTGCTGGAACCGGTGGCTTTGGTCCTGGAGGTGCTGGAACCGGTGGTTTTGGCCCAGGAGGTGCAGGGACCGGTGGTTTTGGCCCAGGAGGTGCTGGAACTGGTGGCTTTGGTCCTGGAGGTGCTGGAACCGGTGGCTATGGCCCAGGAGGTGCTGGAACCGGTGGCTTTGGCCCAGGAGGTGCTGGAACCGGTGGCTATGGCCCAGGAGGTGCTGGAACCGGTGGCTTTGGCCCAGGAGGTGCTGGGACTGGCGGCTTTGGTCCAGGAAGCACTGGAATTGGTTCTGGTGGGTTTGGACCCGGTGGACAAGCACTGGGGAGTGGGAAGCCTCCTAAACCTGGCTATGGTTCATCATTAGGAGGAACTGGTTACAGACCAGGTAATATACACTATACAAAAATAATACATCTTAATGATGCTTACTTTTGTACATTTATACTGTCGCTGCCAATAAAATGATCTGTTTAATCTGTATTTTAAAAGATAGAAACTCTTTTGTAATTTAAACTTATCTGCAACCATCTATCtgatgcaggaggaggaatAGGAGGTGCCAGCGGCACTATACTAACAGGACCAGGAGTGGGAGGGGGCTCACAAGGTCAGTATAAAATAATTAACGTAGTATAAAATAATGAATATTATGATGCAATCATTTGGCGTGAGAATATCAGTGCACCGGCACGTAACTTTTAATATTTAGACCACTTTAAGGAAAACACCGCACCCTAGTGGTGGGAGTAGAGACGCGTCACAGTGATGTTGGCTGTAATGGGCCTGTTTCACCAACAGGGGGCGTCGGTCCAGGCTACGGCGGAGGGCAATATCCAGGTAAGCGATGATTATTACACTTAAAAACTGCAATTTTAGAAATTTCCCCTGATTTTTCCAAATACTGAAATGAAACTCTTTTTAGGGTCTGTAGGAGATGGACAGAAATGTGAGTAACAAATCATAAGCatgcattttatttcatattgTAGTGACCATAATGCAGAGAAATATAAAAAGCCCATTTTTGTGTTAAAATGTCTATGCCTTTAAAATCTATCATACAATGATATTACTGTAGCCCCAGAGTAAGAATAATAtgtgttttacatgtgtgtCCCTCAGCCATAGCACAGAAGGCAGCCAAATATGCAGCGCTCCAGGCTATACTGGGACCTGGAGGCAACAGAGGTAAATGACTACTTTGCAACAGAACAAGTAATATGCAACATCACTTGTGTGTGAACAACAATTGTCTGTGTCTTGCGTTTAGGTGTGGGCTGTCAGGGTAAATACTGCGGCCGGAGGAGGAAGTAAGAGAGACCAACAGAAAGGAAGCGACCtcattgaagaaaaaaaaaaaagcggtgCTATTGCATTAACCCAAATGGTAAATGTCTTGTAATCATTGCAGTTAAACCTTCAGCACATTCCAGATCAATTTTATACATGAAACTTTTGAAGATCAACAACTCCCAGCCTGCAATCAAAGACTACTTTTAAAACATGGCCACGTAATCTATACTTCTGTGGGCGATGGCTCCTTCGGACCTGTGTGCATGCCAACACTACGCTTTCTAAACGTTCTGCAAGGTCTCACCTTGTCGGGTCTCCTGTATTTATTAGGCTTACAGTGTAACAATATATCGGTCCAGATGATTctacagagacaaagacagaagcTATTTTGGGGTAAATGCAACAAAAGAGTCTTCACAAGTGGAATCTGTGTGGCATGTCAGGCTGGACGGTCTTTATCTGATTTCAGAAAAGCATTATAATTGTGCTCAGGCGCGAGGGGCCCGATGATCTGCGACTGTTAACACTCGTGATATTCTGCCACACTTTGCAAATTTAGAGGCACTGTTGTATTGTAGCTGAATTTCAGTAATAAATATTGATGTTAACTTTTATTTAACATGTAATTTTTTTTGAATTTTCATTATTCCAATGATGCATTCGATGAAGAAATTATCCAAATTAAATATGAGGTGATCGAAGGTCATGATGGCAATTGAATAGGCTTTTTATTTTGccttcttgttttgttttttcaatggGGGGGTGTTCATGTTTGCTAGTCTTTATAAATTAAGCTATTAAAAGCAAAAAACTCGATGCATTTATGACATTAAATGTTTGACTATGATATTGTGGGTGTGACTTTTAACAGTACTATAAAGAGAagtgctaactctaaccctgttTACTACATTTTCCTCAAATACGTGTAAACATGTAGTTTGTTGGGTCATTTGCAGCGAGTCCCTTCATTCAACTGAACTTTAACTCgtctctgttgtgttttgttcaACTTGCGTTTTAAACATCTGTCTTCAACGCGTGATAGAGGAAATTATTGCACTTTTGTATTCATCGAGACAACGCTGTCTAAAATAAAGAAGTTGCCTTTAACAAAATTGTGTTCCTTATTTAAGTGACGTAAAAGGGTCAACTACTGTATTTTTAACATGCAGAAAGTGGTGAAACAGCGTGGAAGCTGCAGAATTTAGATTGTTACAATGACGAATCTTTAATTTCCGTCTGGTCACGTTTAAAAAGAGAAGCAGGCAACCTGAGTTTTAACTCTAGTGCTTTAAATGAGCTCTCTATTGTTCGTTATGCGCGATGAATAGAGGGCTTTACTGTCAGGTCATGACGGTGCAGTAATTGGAGCGTTCATAAAGAGATTACGTATTCGATGACAGGAACAAGGCTCGTTTCAAACACGTGTGTTCCAGCACTTGGAAACACCATCACTGTTGGAAGCCTCTGCGGAGCAGTGTAAATCTGTCTTGCTGAGATCTGCACACGTCGAGTAGCTGCTGGGACGGATGAGTTTCCCAACAACCAGTAGGGGGAGCCTTGGTGTGGAGTCAGTAGGTCAGAGTTTTCTCTCGCCAAGATATCTTGCACGTTAGAACTCGAATACACAGGAAGCCTCTGAGCACATGAAGatagagagcaagagagagagagagagatagagaaagaGAAAGCTCTGCTAACAGTAACAGCGGAATACATGCCGGATCTTCCCGTGAACAGATGCAGCTAATAACCTCTCTCAAACTGGGTGGATCTCTCCTGATCGGCCAGTGAACCGAGAGTCGAGCATGTCACGACGGGACCAGAGGTTTCGCAGGGGGCTGAAGGGACGGTAAGAGCGACAGTTGgcggaatgtgtgtgtgtttacttggaCGAAGCAAAAGAAAGTGCATGAAAGTTAACTGTTTTCAACGGTACTTCCTCAAAGCATGACAGCCGCTATGAGTTAGCCCTATTCTCCTTTCACATGAACACGTAGCATTGTTTGTGAAGGCATGCGAGAAAAATGGATAAAGTCATCGACCGGCCTATTTTCACTTACATAAACCCACTGGGACCATATCCCCTTCAGACCAAAGCCATTAAAAACACATGATTAAAAACGACTGAGTTTATAAGACAgttcagcagaaaaacagaggaaattgTAGCGTGAGAACACAGCAGACTCTTGACATTTGACCTTGCATGTTGTCTTCCGTGACAGCAGCTGGGCTTTAATGTGTCCACGTCCAGTGTTTGACAGATATCAGATCATTCTTAAATAGGTGGTTTAAATGGCTTCAATGTATATCTGTGGATACAATAGTACCCTGCGCTTAAGAGATTTGCTGAGGCATTCCAAAAGTGATATGTTACAATCCCATTCCAATCCGAATAAAAGGTACTATTACAAAATAATTATCATATATTTTTGTTATATTAACAAAGTGTAATACATCGTCACTAAATCGCCCCCTAAACTATAAAATAATTCTGTTACTCTTGTGTGCTGGGTATCAATGTTTATTAAATTACATGGATATTGTAATGTACCTAAAATAACTATAAACCAAGTCACCAGTGCCTAAAACTAATAAGCAGCATATAaaaatagagaaataaaaggaGACCGGTAACAATAATACACACTCCGGATGAATGGCATAGGTGATGTTCACTGCCAGATGTTCAGGCATAATTGCAGATGTGGATGAAGAGTTCCACCTCCATTGCTGGTGGCACAATAACACAGACAGAAGGTCTAAATAACTCAGCTATGCAATGCATTCATTACCTAGTTATTTCCGCAGTAAAAATGATGATCAGCTGGACTAATGGGCCTTGTGGCGTTTCCTATAATACCGCGGCAGACGCAGGGGCAGACAAAACTTCCTGTCAGTAAGTGTATTTAATTGACTGAAGTGATGCTAAACAGGCACTGTGGCAATTACCTCCGAGAACCTGGTATTTTAACTGAATTGCTCAGAAAACACTGAGTTCGCTGAAGTTGATTCGACAAAGGAAAAAATGTGTTCCCCTACAAACTTGATTGAAGCCATTCATATTCAGCTCTTAGTTCTTTCCCCCCTCCGTCACAATAGCAAGGCCGCGGTTTTCAATCCCTATTGTAAAAGCTGCGTGCCATTAACAGCTGGGGAACATGGAGCTGTACCATGTCAGGAAGTCACCTCCCTCTCTGGCTGTAGATAAGGAAGTAGCTTTTCTGTTCAACAGAGGTGTTATTCTGCATTTGGTAGGAACCAGAGAGATAGTTTTGAAGGATTGAAAGGAAAATATGAAGACAATGAGGAAACGAGAAGCATCTGTGGAAATGCtggtatttttgtttcatcacgTAGGCCTTTAGTGCCTCTAATGAAATCTATGTTTTGTCAAGACCTGACCTATCAGTGACTCTCCATGTCTCATTTGGGAAGGTACGCTGGATATATCCGGAAGTCAGTacctccagactgaggctgctcaaatttaaaagaaaatccagcAGTCCATGTCcggttctcattcatccaggtcaagGTTATCCAAAGCTGATCTCAGGGAGCAGTTGGACTTGGTTAATAGTCTTGTAGATGTTTTGTCTCTTCTCCAAAAGGCTTCTTTTAACTAATgactagcatgctaatgatagCCAATGActatcattagcatgctaatgggcTATATTCAAGCTCTGGCTCCAGCCATTTGacaactgaagaagccttttaGAGATGTGAAACAACAGCTTCACCAAGTCCAGTTACTCCCTGAGATGAGTGCAGTGGCCCAGCAGTGCCACTTCCAAGGCCAGCAGCCCCAACAATGCTCACCCGGAGCTCGTAATTAATTAGGGAATCACAAAGAGATATCGGTGCTACAGAAGATGACGTTTTACAGTAATGCCGACCTGGTTGCATTCAACATGAGCCTGTGTTTAACCAACAAGCGGGTCGACTTTCCTCCGAAGTGTTGCGTGTAGGTCACCGATTGGGCTCATGTTACTGTATTGCATTTCTGTAGCACGTCTCCTTTTACAGCCTAAATTTAAACCTGCGTCCTCTCATCTTATTGTTTTGCAAAGCCTTTTGACCCCACTTCCTTCTGGGTTTCAGATGCTGTGAATGTAGCTGTATCCTGTCTCGCTGGTACTATGAAAAAGAGGGACAGCTGTTCTGCAAGAAGCACTACTGGGCCCGTTTCGGGGAACACTGCCATGGTTGCAAGGAGACCGTCACAACTGGACTCGTAATGGTAACAATCAGTAAAAGTCAGCTGTGAAACTGTTGCATGTTTCATGCAGCTatttatattttgtattttcaaagAGTGCGAACACCAAAGCCCACAAACTTTTGAGCCTATTCATAACTCTGCACATGGCCAACGGTAGTAAGCCGATCAATAGCTGGTGAAACCGTTAAAAAATAGCATTTCAATCGATCCCTCGAAGCCGACATTTGTTTCAATTTACAAGTGAGCATCAGAAACAAGTAGATTACACAGTAGATTACACACAATGGAAATTGGTCTGTCAAGAATGAAACACTTCTCCAGACCTCAGGATGCTGTCCCATTATCCAAGCATCCAAAGCCTTCCTGCCTTCTTGTTTCGTCATGTGGTGaaagaaaatgctgttttttcaaCTCTCATATCTCAGGAAATCATCTGAAAACATTCCAGTATTAAGAGGCCTTGTTAGAAGACTCTCATAGCAAAAAATGCACTTGATCTGATGGTTAAGCTCAATACGTCGACTGTTCCCCTTTTTGAAACAGGTTGCTGGAGAGCAAAAATACCACCCAGAATGTTTCACTTGTGTGCGCTGCGAAATGTTCATTGGAGACGGAGATAGCTACATACTCGTAGAACACACCAAGCTCTACTGGTAAGCCCAACATCAAAATAAGAAGGTACATGATTGCAGTTAAATGATTCATAAAGTAGAGCAAGCAcgtattttttcccctctctttaaTCCCTTTTCTGCAGTGGCAACTGTCTGTGTCAGGGTGTAGCGTCTTCTTCGCGGTCAGATTCTCCACTCACCAAAAGTCCACACATGGTGGCGCTGGTGTCCTTTCCTCCCTGTGCAGGTGGGCGGCGAGGCCTGATGATATCCACTGACCACAGCCAGGAGACGGGTCCTCTTGTCATGGTCACAAGGTGAGTCCCTGTATCCCAGGCACACTGTTCCTCTGGCCACGCCTAAACTTTAAACCGTCTCAGGTTGGACTCGGCTGTCCTCAGTAGCGACGCGCTGCTATCCGTGCATGCTGGGGACCGGATACTGGAGGTTAACGGTATTCCTGTCAGGAACATTACACAAGACGAGGTAGGATTCATATGATAGGACTCATACGCTAACGGTAGCTCTGCAAGAACGACTATAGCGCCATATCTTTTCCTCCAGATAAACTTTGTGATCCAGGACACAACCAAACCACTTCAACTGACCATCGAGCACAACCCGCAGTCTCACGACGACCTCCCTGGCTCAGACCATCCCCTCGACGACAGCAGTTCCACCGATGGCCCGGAGAAGCTTGGTTCAACCCACAAACTCCCCAGTCTGGAAGAAGAACCAAATCCCGGGCAGGAGAGCGAACCAATCAGGATCAGCCCCTTGCCTTCGCAGCGCAGAGGAAGCGTGGGAGTGCGGTCCAGACATATTATGTACGTGCAGACTGTACTTTCTTTACAGAACCATCCACAGCCACCTTCTGCTGACTCCGTTGTCTTTGTCAGGCGCAGCTGCAGCATCGACAATTGTCCCCTGTCCCCCGGTGCGCTCTCGCTGATATCTCAGAAGAGAGACATGGTTCGATCCGAATCGCTTCGCGCAGACTCTGGGGAACGCGCTCACCGCATCTTCAGGCCTTCAGACCTCATACACGGAGAGGTTCTGGGAAAGGGCTTCTTTGGACAGGCTGTCAAGGTACAACATTTGTTGCCTTTAAATATTGTGGATGAACTTTAACCTTCATTGTCActgacctgctccaggtaaCACATCAGGAGACAGgggaggtgatggtgatgaaggaattgataagGTTTGATGAGGAGACGCAGAAGACGTTCTTAAAGgaggtttgtgttttcagcGGGACTCTTTAAGGCTTTACAGCAAAGGAAACACTTGCACTTACATATTATTTGCTGAGGAATGAACACACGTGCTGTTAATCTCTGCAGGTGAAGGTGATGCGCTGTCTGGACCATCCCAATGTTTTGAAGTTCATCGGGCTGTTTTATAAAGACAAAAGAATAAACTTTGTGTCGGAATACATCCAGGGAGGGACTCTCAGAGACAAAATTGTGAAAATGGTAGGCTAAGTTTCTCAGAGACCTCTTTTGGGAATAATGCTAGACGCAGTAATGTGTTTGTTCATATTGCCTCCAAATCTTGCAGGATAAGGACTTTCCCTGGAAAATAAGGGTGGGTTATGCCAAAGACATTGCAGCTGGAATGGTGAGTCGCTGGCATTAATGCAAAATAAAGCATATATTTCAAATGTAGGCACCAACTGTCTTGAATTCATATAAACTCTCTATGTAAGGCCTatctgcactccatgaacgttATCCACCGAGATCTGAACTCACACAACTGTCTGGTCAGAGAGGTAAAACGGTTCTTTTATCCCATTCATTAAAACAATCGGACAAACAAAAATAGTAATAATGCAAATGGCTGCAATAGAAGTATATCTAAACATCACGCATCGACCAAATCCTCAAAAAGAAGAAACTCTTTTGGCATGCTTTGGTTAGAACCAATCCGTGGTGGTGGCAGATTTCGGGCTGGCCAGgctggtgatggaggagaagaataAGGGCAAAGCATCTTCTCTCGAACGCCCGGTGAAAGGAACACTGTCAGAACTCCGCAAACCTGACCGCAGGAAGCGTTACACGGTCGTAGGAAACCCCTACTGGATGGCGCCCGAGATGATAAATGGCAAGCGTCTAAACATCTAGAACAAGGATGGACACTAAACACAACCAACAAGTGTTATTGCAGAACACTAAAACTAAGACTCACACTTCCTCTGCCTTGCAGGGAAAAGTTATGACGAAAAGGTGGACATATTTTCCTTTGGAATCATGATATGTGAGGTAAGAGCCAGTGGTCAGGCAGGATGTTCCTCCACTGATGGCTACAGGTTAATCTTCTGACCGTCTCATCacatccctctctcttttttaagaTAATTGGACGGGTTAGCGCCGACCCCGACTACCTTCCACGTGCAAATGATTTTAGCCTCAATGTAGCCGGTTTCCTGCAGCAGTACCACACCCCAGACTGCCCCTCTTCATTCCTGCCATTGGCTGTCCTCTGCTGTGACATGGACGCTGAGAATCGGTAGGACGGTATTTGTTGTATTGTTTGTGCAAAAAAACAGCC
This window harbors:
- the elnb gene encoding elastin b isoform X1 — encoded protein: MARGTVVTYLHGVLLLALWKPSLQGGVYVPAGGATGTGAGTGGAGAGFGPGGAGTGLQPGGGAGPGTGGLGGYGGQGPQGLGPGGIRPGGVGPGGFGPGGVGPGGVGPGGFGPGGVGPGGVGPGGFGPGGVGPGGVGPGGFGPGGVGPGGVGPGGFGPGGVGPGGVGPGGFGPGKVGPGGVGPGGFGPGGVGPGGVGPGGFGPGGVGPGGFGPGGVGPGGFGPGGVGPGGVGPGGFGPGGVGPGGFGPGGVGPGGVGPGGFGPGGVGPGGVGPGGFGPGGVGPGGVGPGGFGPGGVGPGGVGPGGFGPGGTGPGGLRPGTFGPGGKPPKTGGYGNLGGVLGGFGTGPGGTGGGIGPGGFGPGGAGNYGTGPGGVGPGGQGTGGYGGYGPGGAGQYPGSGLKPPKTGGAGTSLGGTGYGPGGAGFGPGGSGVRPGGTGFGPGGAGIGPGGTGFGPGGAGIGPGGTGFGPGGAGIGPGGTGFGPGGTGFGPGGQGFGPGGAGVGPGGTGFRPGGAGVGPGGTGFGPGGAGVGPGGTGFGPGGAGVGPGGTGFGPGGAGVGPGGTGFGPGGAGFGPGGTGLGPGGVLPQTGGGTGGTTGGKASKLPGIVMPGPYQGGYVPGQAFGGRGILPGVAIGSGLGTQNGAGVLGQGGIGPGGTSNGRGQPLPGVIRGYPLISPKLGVGKANKSPAKVAAKYGIAAAGGLGGVLGIGAGPGSVGGIGPGGAGIGPGGTGYGPGLGVGPNAGGVGFGPGGLPAGGVLPGRTGFGPGGYGPGVGYGPGAGYGPGYGSGLKPAKYGYGSTGSVGAAGVVPGRDSSGGVVPGVVPGSGGTGTGGASTGPGTRTSPGGAGTSPGTSVNGTGSRGTTGQSGRTAPTGGTPSSGSDGDGSVIEGSGSSGGDGGLGVTGRPGGAGGDGDGLGGTGIPIIALKPGANGTEVPGDGGTLPGARPLRPPGVPRGDTPGEGDGDGGPDGDRDRTGSRGPTGAAGGTGGTPTAGTGVRPGSGPGGSTIGGVGPGGGVAVGGSGGRGPALGAGGLPLGAGGVGGLKPGKNYGAGAFGILPTGGIRYPTGAGVGPGALKPGKVYGALGALGQGRVGPGTYGTGPGGYGTGPGGYGGRGVGPGGALGIGGVGPGGVGGGLGGLGRGPGGYGVGVGPGGTRYGPGQGQGNGKPPKNYGAGPAGTGIGPGVYGTGPGGAGSRPGGFGPGGFGPGGFGPGGVGPGGFGPGGVGPGGFGPGGVGPGGFGPGGIGPGTTSGGSYGPGGTRPGGYGPGTGGIGTGPAGTGPGGFGPGGIGPGATGGGSYGPGGIGPGGYGPSTGPGGYGPGGAGTGPGIYTPGGQGLGKNKPSKSGYGGAGFGQGTAVGPGATGTGPGTYGPGGFGPGGVRPGGTGTGTGGFGPGGAGIGIGGFGPGGAGTGPGGFGPGGAGTGPGGFGPGGAGTGPGGFGPGGAGTGPGGFGPGGAGTGPGGFGPGGAGTGPGGFGPGGAGIATGGFGPGGVGKIKSKSGYGAGYGTGVLGGGTGGGPAGVGPGGFGPGGAGTGGFGPGGAGTGGFGPGGAGTGGFGPGGAGTGGFGPGGAGTGGFGPGGAGTGGFGPGGAGTGGFGPGGAGTGGFGPGGAGTGGFGPGGAGTGGFGPGGAGTGGFGPGGAGTGGFGPGGAGTGGFGPGGAGTGGFGPGGAGTGGFGPGGAGTGGYGPGGAGTGGFGPGGAGTGGYGPGGAGTGGFGPGGAGTGGFGPGSTGIGSGGFGPGGQALGSGKPPKPGYGSSLGGTGYRPGGGIGGASGTILTGPGVGGGSQGGVGPGYGGGQYPGSVGDGQKSIAQKAAKYAALQAILGPGGNRGVGCQGKYCGRRRK